One window from the genome of Pandoraea fibrosis encodes:
- the scpB gene encoding SMC-Scp complex subunit ScpB, translating to MNTQEAKLVLETALICAQEPLKVGDLRKLFNDAVSGDTVRALLEEIRVQWDGRGVELVALATGWRFQSRPRMREYLDRLNPEKPPKYSRAVMETLAIIAYRQPVTRGDIEEIRGVTVNTQIIKQLEDRGWIEVIGHRDVPGRPGLYATTKDFLDDLGLRALDALPPLEDPAAQAQIDLLAQQNIEFGERAEGEAGDDATSDDAPVADADALARLAQARADDLPLAQGLPEDQRALASSEAALTEDALLDAVIAEGEGAAEVPHDSVAQTSSEIASDVAELADIAHVSEQGGAPHGEAVDSEAPDDAKAALEAELPEDEVSRLSEAAMSEEEYSEESESVAWGGDDPPQDTQDVATQAADPAASVTQEVSPHAVDSAANEAAAGQPMPGAMDDDENDGDDKNLVTGT from the coding sequence ATGAATACCCAAGAGGCGAAACTCGTCCTCGAGACCGCGTTGATTTGCGCGCAGGAGCCGCTCAAGGTCGGCGATCTGCGCAAGCTCTTCAATGACGCCGTGTCCGGTGACACGGTGCGCGCGCTGCTCGAGGAAATCCGCGTGCAATGGGATGGCCGAGGTGTGGAATTGGTGGCGTTGGCCACCGGCTGGCGTTTCCAGAGCCGTCCGCGCATGCGTGAATACCTTGATCGCCTCAATCCGGAGAAGCCGCCGAAGTATTCGCGGGCCGTGATGGAGACGCTGGCGATCATTGCATACCGTCAACCTGTCACACGAGGCGACATCGAAGAGATTCGCGGCGTGACGGTCAACACGCAGATCATCAAGCAACTCGAAGATCGTGGCTGGATTGAGGTGATTGGTCATCGCGACGTGCCGGGACGCCCTGGTCTGTACGCCACGACCAAGGATTTCCTCGACGATCTCGGATTGCGAGCGCTCGACGCACTGCCTCCGCTGGAAGATCCGGCGGCGCAGGCGCAGATCGACCTGCTCGCGCAACAGAACATCGAATTCGGCGAGCGTGCCGAAGGCGAGGCCGGTGACGACGCGACGTCCGACGACGCGCCGGTGGCCGATGCCGACGCGCTGGCACGTCTGGCGCAGGCGCGTGCGGACGATTTGCCGTTGGCGCAAGGGTTGCCGGAAGATCAGCGCGCGCTGGCGTCGTCCGAAGCGGCGCTGACGGAAGACGCATTGCTCGACGCGGTGATTGCAGAAGGCGAGGGCGCGGCAGAGGTGCCGCACGACTCGGTGGCGCAAACGTCGAGCGAAATTGCGTCCGACGTCGCGGAACTCGCGGACATCGCACACGTCAGTGAGCAGGGCGGTGCGCCGCATGGTGAGGCCGTCGACAGCGAAGCACCCGATGACGCGAAAGCGGCACTCGAAGCCGAACTGCCGGAAGACGAGGTTTCCCGTCTGTCGGAAGCGGCCATGTCGGAAGAGGAATATTCCGAAGAATCAGAGTCTGTGGCATGGGGCGGCGACGATCCGCCGCAAGATACGCAGGACGTAGCGACGCAGGCGGCAGATCCCGCTGCGTCGGTCACGCAAGAGGTTTCCCCGCACGCTGTCGACTCGGCAGCGAACGAAGCCGCTGCCGGGCAGCCCATGCCCGGTGCGATGGATGACGACGAGAACGACGGGGACGACAAGAATCTCGTCACCGGTACCTGA
- a CDS encoding LysR family transcriptional regulator — protein MALDLDTVALFVRVAALENVSAAGRERGLSPATASTRLVQLEAALGTRLLHRTTRRVALTQEGEVFLVQAQVLLAAEAQALASVGQGQAAPQGRLRVSCSSSFGRQHVSPALPAFLERYPGISLDFRLTDRVVDLIEEGVDLAIRVGALRDSTLVARKLATNRRTLCASPAYLAARGAPKHPGDLAQHDCLILGEQRDWRFVTPGGTLNVRVGGRLASDNGEVLRDAVLAGLGIALKSTWDIGTHLRRGELVPVLPAYPLAEEVAIWAVYPSRVFVPPKTHALIEFLQARFGPTPYWDEAEAPDASDVPLRPTAQT, from the coding sequence ATGGCATTGGACCTCGATACGGTGGCGTTGTTCGTGCGGGTGGCGGCGCTCGAAAATGTCTCGGCGGCAGGGCGCGAGCGCGGACTGTCGCCGGCCACCGCGAGTACGCGACTGGTGCAATTGGAAGCGGCGCTGGGCACCCGGTTGTTGCACCGGACGACCCGGCGCGTTGCCTTGACGCAGGAGGGGGAAGTCTTTCTGGTTCAGGCACAGGTGTTGCTCGCCGCCGAGGCGCAGGCGCTGGCGAGCGTCGGACAGGGGCAGGCGGCGCCACAGGGGCGTCTGCGCGTGTCGTGTTCATCGTCGTTCGGACGTCAGCATGTCTCGCCCGCGTTGCCTGCGTTCCTTGAACGTTACCCGGGCATTTCGCTCGACTTCCGGCTGACGGATCGCGTGGTCGACTTGATCGAGGAAGGCGTGGATCTGGCGATTCGCGTGGGGGCGTTGCGCGATTCGACACTCGTGGCCCGCAAGCTCGCGACGAATCGGCGCACGTTGTGTGCGTCGCCGGCCTATCTTGCGGCGCGTGGGGCCCCGAAACATCCCGGCGACCTCGCCCAGCACGACTGTCTGATTCTCGGTGAACAGCGCGATTGGCGGTTCGTGACGCCGGGCGGCACGCTGAACGTGCGCGTGGGCGGGCGTCTTGCGTCGGATAACGGCGAGGTGCTGCGCGACGCCGTGCTGGCCGGGCTGGGCATTGCGCTCAAGTCGACATGGGACATCGGCACACATCTGCGGCGCGGGGAGTTGGTGCCGGTGCTGCCGGCGTATCCGCTGGCGGAGGAGGTGGCGATCTGGGCCGTCTACCCGAGCCGGGTGTTCGTGCCGCCGAAGACGCACGCGCTGATCGAATTCCTGCAAGCGCGCTTCGGGCCGACGCCCTATTGGGACGAGGCTGAGGCCCCCGACGCGAGCGATGTGCCGTTGCGTCCCACCGCGCAGACGTGA
- a CDS encoding YybH family protein has translation MPAAIFLSPEDAEHAYYEALRAGDTDTLMDVWSEDEEIVCIHPSGPRHVGPAAVRTSWRQILANGGLQLSVSHLQVAHNPLCAVHNVLEQIRVEAHPEARYAFVLATNVYLKEADGWRLVLHHASPAIGHEEPTTQQPRSHRLH, from the coding sequence ATGCCCGCTGCCATTTTCCTGAGTCCGGAAGACGCCGAGCACGCGTACTACGAAGCGCTGCGCGCCGGCGACACCGATACGCTGATGGATGTCTGGTCGGAAGACGAGGAGATCGTCTGCATTCACCCCTCGGGGCCGAGGCATGTCGGCCCGGCGGCCGTTCGCACCAGTTGGCGCCAGATCCTGGCGAACGGCGGCCTGCAATTGTCGGTCAGCCATCTTCAGGTCGCACACAACCCGCTATGCGCCGTTCATAACGTGCTGGAGCAGATTCGGGTCGAAGCGCACCCCGAGGCGCGTTACGCTTTCGTGCTCGCCACCAATGTCTACCTGAAGGAAGCGGATGGCTGGCGGCTGGTGCTGCATCACGCCAGCCCGGCCATCGGGCACGAAGAACCCACCACCCAACAGCCCCGCAGCCATCGCCTGCACTGA
- a CDS encoding pseudouridine synthase yields the protein MHARDAGAEARAPEGEGGDDKASRRGLRRGPRSLIARRRAAQQAKREGEDGVAGESATPDAAHGAPSDDAPRGAASGADGAPSAAQGRARNGARKPRGGKREGTSQASQPAQAGGGANGAAPGGRAPQGTKGRGRKGAPGAPGAGGSRGNAAGKGDDDLFSFVTSGGFDSEESDGDAKAAAKRGRRPADRRVLSPDDEAPKLHKVLAEAGMGSRREMEELILAGRVSVNAEPAHIGQRILPTDQVRINGKLVKRRITSKPPRVLLYHKPSGEIVSHADPEGRASVFDRLPPMKTAKWLAVGRLDFNTEGLLILTTSGDLANRFMHPRYEIEREYAVRTVGQLSEASRQQLLHGIKLDDGEANFLRLKDGGGEGSNHWYHVALAEGRNREVRRMFDAAGLMVSRLIRTRYGPLTLPRGLKRGRYEELDDAQVRSLFAAVGMKMPGANSDEKVKGARGGKAGAPKEPRRQPDPMQTALGVFSREPGQSRRPRANPLTTFVGPSGGYPGQTPSPRGEGRRFGGGNAAGGGGFGGQSRGGNGNGNANGNRSRGGNRTGGGGGGNSSGGGGGGNYGNRGNRGGNRSR from the coding sequence CTGCACGCACGCGATGCCGGTGCCGAAGCACGCGCGCCGGAAGGCGAGGGCGGCGATGACAAGGCCTCGCGCCGCGGTTTGCGCCGTGGTCCGCGCAGTCTGATTGCCCGCCGTCGTGCGGCGCAGCAAGCCAAACGCGAAGGCGAGGATGGCGTGGCCGGTGAGTCCGCGACGCCGGACGCTGCGCATGGCGCCCCGTCCGACGATGCGCCGCGCGGCGCAGCATCGGGGGCTGACGGTGCGCCGTCGGCCGCTCAGGGGCGCGCGCGCAATGGTGCACGCAAACCGCGTGGCGGCAAGCGTGAGGGCACCTCGCAGGCATCGCAGCCGGCACAGGCCGGCGGTGGTGCCAACGGCGCTGCACCGGGCGGCAGGGCGCCGCAGGGGACCAAGGGGCGTGGCCGTAAGGGCGCGCCTGGCGCACCCGGTGCGGGTGGTTCCCGAGGCAATGCCGCCGGCAAGGGCGACGACGATCTGTTTTCGTTCGTGACGTCGGGGGGCTTCGACAGTGAAGAGTCCGATGGCGATGCCAAGGCCGCAGCCAAGCGTGGTCGCCGTCCGGCAGATCGCCGCGTGCTCTCCCCGGACGACGAGGCACCGAAGCTACATAAGGTGCTGGCCGAGGCTGGCATGGGTTCGCGTCGCGAGATGGAAGAGCTGATTCTTGCCGGGCGTGTGTCCGTCAATGCAGAGCCGGCCCACATTGGCCAGCGCATTCTGCCGACCGATCAGGTCCGTATCAACGGCAAGCTCGTCAAGCGTCGTATCACGAGCAAGCCGCCTCGCGTGCTGCTGTATCACAAGCCGTCGGGCGAAATCGTCAGTCACGCCGATCCGGAAGGCCGTGCATCGGTGTTTGACCGTCTGCCGCCGATGAAGACCGCCAAGTGGCTCGCCGTCGGGCGTCTGGACTTCAACACGGAAGGTCTGCTGATTCTCACGACCTCCGGCGATCTGGCGAACCGATTCATGCATCCGCGTTACGAAATCGAGCGTGAATACGCCGTGCGTACCGTGGGGCAACTGAGCGAAGCCTCGCGCCAGCAACTGCTGCATGGCATCAAGCTGGACGATGGCGAAGCCAACTTCCTGCGCCTGAAAGATGGCGGCGGCGAGGGCTCGAATCACTGGTATCACGTGGCGCTGGCCGAAGGCCGTAACCGCGAAGTGCGTCGTATGTTCGATGCGGCTGGCCTGATGGTGAGTCGTCTGATCCGCACGCGTTACGGCCCGCTGACGCTTCCGCGCGGCCTCAAGCGCGGTCGTTACGAAGAGCTCGACGACGCGCAGGTCCGTTCGTTGTTCGCGGCCGTCGGCATGAAGATGCCGGGTGCCAACTCGGACGAGAAGGTCAAGGGGGCGCGTGGCGGCAAGGCTGGCGCACCGAAAGAGCCGCGTCGCCAACCGGATCCGATGCAGACCGCCTTGGGCGTGTTCAGTCGTGAGCCGGGACAATCGCGCCGTCCCCGTGCCAATCCGCTGACGACATTTGTCGGTCCGAGCGGCGGTTATCCGGGGCAGACGCCTTCGCCGCGTGGCGAGGGTCGACGCTTTGGCGGCGGTAACGCCGCGGGCGGTGGCGGCTTCGGCGGCCAGTCGCGCGGTGGCAATGGTAACGGTAACGCCAACGGCAATCGTAGCCGTGGCGGCAATCGGACCGGTGGCGGTGGCGGTGGCAATAGCAGTGGCGGCGGCGGTGGCGGTAATTACGGCAACCGTGGCAATCGCGGCGGTAACCGTTCGCGCTGA
- the fnr gene encoding fumarate/nitrate reduction transcriptional regulator Fnr produces MTIEIGRIPIAQPRCSTCSLGQFCLPVGIPEPDLERLDALVSERRRLKKGEVLYHANDDLNAVYGIRFGSLKSCVTAPDGREQVVGFHLQGELIGLDAVADNHHPSTAIALEDSELCIARFGELETLSRQVPSLQRQLHRLMSQEIRNEHQQLLALGTMRAEERLAVFLINLSERLAARGYAANEFVLRMSREEIGSFLGLKLETVSRLFSRFAQSGMIEIRQRHVKIVDAAALRELAGAPC; encoded by the coding sequence ATGACCATCGAGATCGGTCGCATTCCCATCGCTCAGCCCCGTTGTTCCACGTGTTCGCTGGGGCAGTTCTGTCTGCCCGTCGGCATTCCGGAACCGGATCTGGAACGACTGGACGCACTCGTGAGCGAGCGTCGTCGCCTCAAGAAGGGCGAGGTGCTTTATCACGCCAACGATGATCTGAACGCCGTCTACGGCATCCGCTTCGGCTCGCTGAAAAGCTGTGTCACCGCGCCGGACGGCCGCGAGCAGGTTGTCGGCTTCCACCTTCAGGGCGAGTTGATCGGCCTGGACGCCGTGGCCGACAACCATCACCCGAGCACCGCCATCGCGCTCGAAGACAGCGAGTTGTGCATCGCCCGCTTCGGCGAACTGGAGACGCTTTCGCGTCAGGTCCCGTCGCTGCAACGCCAGCTTCACCGCCTGATGAGCCAGGAAATCCGCAACGAGCATCAGCAACTGCTCGCACTCGGTACGATGCGTGCCGAGGAGCGTCTGGCGGTTTTCCTGATCAACCTTTCCGAGCGACTGGCCGCACGCGGTTACGCTGCCAACGAGTTCGTGCTTCGCATGAGCCGCGAAGAAATCGGCAGTTTCCTCGGCCTCAAGCTCGAAACCGTCAGCCGGCTGTTCTCGCGCTTCGCCCAGAGCGGCATGATCGAAATCCGTCAACGTCACGTCAAGATCGTCGACGCCGCCGCCCTGCGCGAACTGGCGGGCGCCCCCTGCTGA
- the nusA gene encoding transcription termination factor NusA: protein MSREVLLLVDALAREKNVDKDVVFGALEAALASATKKRYTEDVDIRVHIDRESGEHESFRRWLVVPDEAGLQEPDKQILLFEAKEENPSIEVDEFIEEPVESLEFGRIGAQAAKQVILQRIRDAEREQILSDFLERGEKIMTGTVKRLDKGNLIVESGRVEALLRRDQLIPKENLRIGDRVRAYIVKVDRTARGPQIELSRTAPEFLIELFGMEVPEIEQGLLEIKSAARDPGVRAKIAVVAYDKRIDPIGTCVGIRGTRVQAVRNELGGENVDIVLWSEDPAQFVIGALAPAAVQSIVVDEEKHSMDVVVDENELAVAIGRSGQNVRLASELTGWQINIMTPDESAEKQNEERGTLRTLFMQRLDVDEEVADILIEEGFSSLEEIAYVPLNEMLEIEAFDEDTVHELRNRSRDALLTQAIATEEKVEGVALDLKSLDGMTPELLAKLAEHEIQTRDDLAELAVDELTEMTGVDEEAAKALIMKAREHWFQ from the coding sequence ATGAGTCGCGAAGTATTGCTGTTGGTCGATGCGCTCGCGCGCGAAAAGAACGTCGACAAGGATGTCGTGTTCGGCGCGCTGGAAGCAGCATTGGCTTCGGCCACCAAGAAGCGCTACACCGAAGACGTCGACATTCGCGTGCACATCGACCGTGAGTCGGGCGAGCACGAGAGCTTCCGTCGCTGGCTGGTAGTGCCGGACGAAGCGGGTCTGCAGGAGCCGGACAAGCAGATTCTGTTGTTCGAAGCCAAAGAAGAAAACCCGTCGATCGAAGTCGACGAATTCATCGAAGAGCCGGTGGAATCGCTGGAATTCGGTCGTATCGGTGCGCAAGCGGCCAAGCAGGTCATTCTGCAACGCATTCGCGATGCCGAGCGCGAGCAGATTCTGTCGGACTTCCTCGAGCGTGGCGAAAAGATCATGACCGGTACGGTCAAGCGTCTCGACAAGGGCAACCTGATCGTCGAGTCGGGCCGTGTCGAAGCGTTGCTGCGTCGCGATCAACTGATTCCGAAAGAAAACCTCCGTATCGGTGACCGCGTTCGCGCTTACATCGTGAAGGTCGACCGTACGGCACGTGGTCCGCAAATCGAACTCTCGCGCACGGCGCCTGAATTCCTGATCGAGCTGTTCGGCATGGAAGTGCCGGAAATCGAGCAGGGACTGCTGGAGATCAAGTCGGCTGCCCGCGATCCGGGCGTGCGCGCCAAGATCGCTGTCGTGGCATACGACAAGCGTATCGATCCGATCGGCACTTGCGTGGGCATTCGCGGCACGCGTGTGCAGGCGGTGCGCAATGAACTGGGCGGTGAGAACGTCGATATCGTGCTGTGGTCGGAAGACCCCGCACAGTTCGTGATCGGCGCGCTTGCGCCGGCGGCGGTGCAGTCGATCGTCGTGGACGAAGAAAAGCACAGCATGGATGTCGTCGTCGACGAGAACGAACTGGCCGTGGCGATTGGTCGCAGTGGTCAGAACGTGCGCCTCGCGTCGGAGCTGACCGGCTGGCAAATCAACATCATGACGCCGGATGAATCGGCCGAGAAGCAGAACGAAGAACGCGGCACGCTGCGTACGTTGTTCATGCAGCGTCTGGATGTGGATGAAGAAGTGGCGGACATCCTGATCGAGGAAGGCTTCTCGAGCCTGGAAGAGATCGCCTACGTGCCCCTGAACGAAATGCTCGAGATTGAAGCATTCGACGAGGATACGGTGCATGAGCTGCGCAATCGTTCACGCGACGCACTGCTGACGCAGGCGATTGCCACCGAGGAAAAGGTCGAAGGTGTTGCCCTCGATCTCAAGAGTCTCGATGGCATGACGCCCGAGTTGCTGGCCAAGTTGGCCGAGCATGAAATTCAGACGCGCGATGATCTGGCCGAGCTGGCTGTCGACGAACTGACCGAGATGACCGGCGTCGACGAAGAAGCTGCGAAGGCACTGATCATGAAAGCGCGAGAGCACTGGTTCCAATGA
- the rimP gene encoding ribosome maturation factor RimP: MQLPELIETTVEGLGYELVDLERAGGGLLRVYIDKPEGITIDDCETVSRQLSHVLMVENVNYDRLEISSPGLDRPLRKLRDFERFAGAEVSLTLRVPLEGRKQFRGILQAPQGENLSLEFEGKGGPALLDFTLADIDRARLVPQIDFRSRKR, encoded by the coding sequence TTGCAATTGCCAGAACTGATCGAGACCACGGTCGAAGGCCTGGGTTACGAGCTGGTCGATCTTGAACGCGCCGGCGGCGGTTTGCTGCGTGTCTACATCGACAAGCCGGAAGGCATCACGATCGATGACTGCGAGACGGTGAGCCGTCAGCTCTCGCATGTCCTGATGGTCGAGAACGTCAATTACGACCGACTCGAAATATCGTCGCCGGGGCTGGATCGTCCGCTGCGCAAGCTGCGTGACTTCGAGCGTTTTGCCGGTGCGGAAGTGAGTCTTACGTTGCGTGTGCCGCTTGAAGGCCGCAAGCAGTTTCGCGGCATCCTGCAGGCACCGCAAGGCGAAAATTTGAGCCTGGAGTTCGAAGGCAAGGGCGGCCCGGCGCTGCTCGATTTCACCCTCGCGGATATTGACCGTGCGCGCCTAGTGCCGCAGATTGATTTTAGGAGTCGCAAACGATGA
- the infB gene encoding translation initiation factor IF-2, which produces MASINVAQFAAELKMPAGVLLEQLKAAGVDKLSADDSLTEADKARLLEHLRRSHGAGDGDKKKITLTRRQTSEIKQADATGKARTIQVEVRKKRTFVKRDDVAEGADNAATAAAEDEALRQREEDARREAERLAAEAAELKRRQEQLEREEAERREREEKEAAERRAREEAERVAAAAKAAEEQKAKAEAKADVQAEAVSSVDAEAASRADAEKAEKAEQAEKAAAAKADAEREQARKASEDARAAAEKASAAADKARAEEEAIRKRRAAAEAEARAIREMMNAPRRVLKAPEPAPAAAAAPKAEAKGTLHKPAKPEGATSAKPADKKPAAAAPASTTAGAADKKDKKGGAWQKDADNRNKRGGMKTRGDASGGSDGWRGGGRGGRRGDRHSQDGQAFQAPTEPVVRDVHVPETISVADLAHKMSVKAAEVIKLMMKMGQMVTINQVLDQETAMIVVEELGHRAIAAKLDDPETLLDLGNEAKEVESLPRPPVVTVMGHVDHGKTSLLDYIRRAKVASGEAGGITQHIGAYHVETPRGTVTFLDTPGHEAFTAMRARGAQATDIVILVVAADDGVMPQTKEAIAHAKSAGVPIVVAINKIDKPEANPDRVKQELVAEGVVPEEYGGDSPFVPVSAKTGTGIDDLLENVLLQAEVLELKAPVDAPAKGIVIEAKLDKGKGPVATILVQSGTLNRGDMVLAGQAYGRVRAMLDETGKSAKEAGPSIPVEIQGLSEVPGAGEEVLVVQDERKAREIALFRQGKFRDVKLAKQQAAKLENLLEQMTEGEVKTLPLIIKADVQGSQEALAQSLNKLSTPEVRVQIVHAAVGGISESDVNLATASKAVIIGFNTRADALARKLAESNGIDIRYYNIIYDAVDEVKAAMSGMLAPEKKEVITGLIDVRQTFSVPKIGKVAGCMVLDGFVKRSSHVRVLRDNVVIYTGELDSLKRFKDDVKEVKSGFECGLSVKNFNDITEGDQLEAFEITEVARSL; this is translated from the coding sequence ATGGCGAGCATCAACGTAGCCCAATTTGCTGCAGAACTGAAAATGCCGGCCGGCGTGTTGCTGGAGCAACTCAAAGCCGCCGGTGTAGACAAACTCAGCGCCGACGATTCGCTGACGGAAGCCGACAAGGCCCGTCTGTTGGAGCACCTGCGCCGGTCCCACGGCGCTGGTGACGGCGACAAAAAGAAGATCACTCTGACGCGTCGCCAGACCTCGGAAATCAAGCAAGCCGACGCGACCGGCAAGGCGCGCACGATTCAAGTCGAAGTGCGCAAGAAGCGCACCTTCGTCAAGCGTGACGACGTGGCGGAAGGCGCGGACAACGCGGCAACTGCCGCCGCCGAAGACGAAGCCCTTCGTCAGCGTGAGGAAGACGCACGCCGCGAAGCGGAGCGTCTGGCGGCGGAAGCGGCCGAGCTCAAGCGTCGCCAGGAACAACTGGAACGCGAAGAAGCCGAACGCCGCGAGCGCGAAGAAAAGGAAGCGGCCGAGCGCCGCGCCCGTGAGGAAGCGGAGCGCGTTGCCGCAGCGGCCAAGGCGGCCGAAGAGCAGAAGGCGAAGGCCGAAGCCAAGGCTGACGTTCAGGCCGAGGCCGTGTCGAGCGTTGACGCCGAAGCGGCTTCCAGGGCCGACGCAGAGAAGGCTGAAAAGGCCGAGCAGGCTGAAAAGGCGGCAGCGGCCAAGGCCGACGCCGAGCGCGAGCAGGCCCGCAAGGCCAGCGAAGACGCGCGTGCGGCTGCCGAAAAGGCGAGCGCGGCTGCCGACAAGGCGCGTGCCGAAGAAGAAGCCATTCGCAAGCGTCGTGCTGCGGCGGAAGCCGAAGCGCGTGCGATTCGCGAAATGATGAATGCACCGCGTCGCGTGCTGAAGGCACCGGAGCCGGCACCCGCTGCCGCCGCCGCGCCCAAGGCTGAAGCGAAGGGCACGCTGCACAAGCCGGCCAAGCCGGAAGGTGCCACCAGCGCCAAGCCGGCAGACAAGAAGCCGGCAGCCGCAGCGCCGGCATCGACGACGGCCGGTGCAGCCGACAAGAAGGACAAGAAGGGCGGCGCGTGGCAGAAGGATGCCGATAACCGCAACAAGCGTGGCGGCATGAAGACGCGCGGCGACGCGAGCGGTGGTTCGGATGGTTGGCGCGGCGGTGGTCGTGGTGGCCGTCGTGGCGACCGTCACTCGCAGGATGGTCAGGCATTCCAGGCACCGACCGAGCCGGTGGTGCGTGATGTGCACGTGCCGGAAACCATCAGCGTTGCCGATCTCGCACACAAGATGTCGGTCAAGGCCGCAGAAGTCATCAAGTTGATGATGAAGATGGGCCAGATGGTGACCATCAATCAGGTGCTGGATCAGGAAACGGCAATGATCGTGGTGGAGGAACTTGGCCACCGCGCGATCGCTGCAAAGCTGGACGATCCGGAAACGCTGCTGGACCTGGGCAACGAAGCGAAGGAAGTCGAATCGCTGCCGCGTCCTCCGGTGGTCACCGTGATGGGTCACGTCGACCACGGCAAGACCTCGCTGCTGGACTACATCCGTCGCGCCAAGGTGGCGTCGGGCGAAGCCGGTGGCATTACGCAGCACATTGGCGCATATCACGTGGAAACGCCGCGCGGTACGGTGACGTTCCTCGATACGCCGGGTCACGAGGCCTTTACGGCCATGCGGGCTCGCGGTGCGCAGGCGACCGACATCGTGATTCTGGTGGTGGCGGCAGACGACGGTGTGATGCCGCAGACGAAGGAAGCGATCGCTCACGCGAAGTCGGCCGGCGTGCCGATCGTGGTGGCGATCAACAAGATCGACAAGCCGGAAGCCAACCCGGACCGCGTGAAGCAGGAACTCGTGGCCGAGGGTGTGGTGCCGGAAGAGTACGGTGGCGATTCGCCGTTCGTGCCGGTGTCGGCCAAGACAGGTACGGGTATCGACGATCTGCTCGAGAACGTGCTGCTGCAAGCCGAAGTGCTGGAGCTGAAGGCACCGGTCGACGCCCCGGCCAAGGGTATCGTGATCGAAGCCAAGTTGGACAAGGGTAAGGGTCCGGTGGCAACGATTCTGGTGCAGTCGGGTACGCTCAATCGTGGCGACATGGTGCTGGCCGGTCAGGCTTACGGCCGAGTGCGTGCCATGCTGGATGAAACCGGCAAGAGCGCGAAGGAAGCGGGTCCGTCGATCCCTGTGGAAATTCAGGGCCTGTCGGAAGTCCCGGGCGCCGGTGAAGAAGTGCTGGTGGTGCAGGACGAGCGCAAGGCGCGTGAAATCGCGCTGTTCCGTCAAGGCAAGTTCCGCGACGTGAAGCTGGCCAAGCAACAGGCCGCGAAGCTCGAGAACCTGCTCGAACAGATGACCGAAGGCGAAGTCAAGACGCTGCCGTTGATCATCAAGGCCGACGTGCAGGGTTCGCAGGAAGCGCTGGCGCAATCGCTCAACAAGCTCTCGACGCCGGAAGTGCGCGTGCAGATCGTGCACGCTGCGGTCGGTGGCATCAGCGAAAGCGACGTCAACCTGGCAACGGCTTCGAAGGCGGTCATCATCGGCTTCAACACGCGTGCGGATGCACTGGCACGCAAGCTGGCCGAGTCGAACGGTATCGACATTCGTTACTACAACATCATCTACGACGCCGTGGATGAGGTGAAGGCGGCGATGTCGGGCATGCTGGCGCCGGAGAAGAAGGAAGTGATCACCGGTCTCATCGACGTGCGCCAGACGTTCAGCGTGCCGAAGATCGGGAAGGTCGCCGGCTGTATGGTCCTCGACGGCTTCGTCAAGCGTTCGTCGCACGTGCGCGTGTTGCGCGACAACGTGGTCATCTATACGGGCGAGCTGGATTCGCTCAAGCGCTTCAAGGATGACGTGAAGGAAGTCAAGTCCGGCTTCGAGTGCGGTCTGTCGGTGAAGAACTTCAACGACATCACGGAAGGCGACCAACTGGAAGCGTTCGAAATCACGGAAGTTGCGCGCTCGCTGTAA